The stretch of DNA gcttatgaaaaacagtgtgatatgAAGGGAGGGGGCAGGTGGTTGGGTAAGGCAAAGTGTGGCACAGTTGGGAGGgtgtcaaatttgttgaaaacaagcaacgataaaattaaaaattttaaccccccccccccccccgactaagTCGTAATTGtcgaatcaagagggaaaattgaaaatcctttttaaagccttatatttttaaaaatcagtgtcaagtattttatttgctcttAAATGGAaactagcaacagataaaaatttcaaatcattgcttttaatttccttgtcggtcaacattgaattcggttatcaatcgtgAGGATAAAGTCtaagccgttattaaaatctgctttgaaaaaatgctgtaattCGAATCCTATGAAGCATGgatgttccaaacacattctatcagacatgggaaaaaattctctttattttggtattaaatttttaaatatgtttcactgcaaaaatcgcgaaaaaccttctagaggtttttaattaatatcttcattaattaatgtcattcaaAGATGCAACATAGCTAAGAACACGCTCGATCACAACTctcctttagatttttttttttttcaaaatcggtccatccttttaggcgctagagtgccacagacagatacacagacacgtcaaacttataacccccttcctttgtgtatcGGGGGTTAAAAAGTGACTTCATTTATATAGACAGCCTATTTTTgaggttcttgaaaaaaaaaaaaaaaactaaaatgaaactCATGCAATAaagcatttcatttattttagagacgtaccgagtagcactttggccgagtaccaagtactcggcctttcactactcggccgagtaccgagttaccgagtactctgCCGAGTACcaagttaccgagtactcggcctttcactactcggccgagttaccaagtaccaattatgttttaagaagaaccactgacacacatgtgatgaattttgaacttattgtaatagtagtatagacctccttgtccatataatagtttttaaaactaaattcctgctgaaatttaattacgcatcatataaacaattttgtttgtgtcaaaaattttacaaaaaaattatttttaaaattaaaaataaataaataaaaggtacgattaatcaagttggaattaaaacaaattacagtgaaatccctctaatacggacactaacaggataatttttttttgcccgcaatagagaggtgtcttcAGGACataggtttaataatgttatttacaTTGGAATTGGGAAGTTAAAAATTATCCACATAACAGGTGTGTCTGCCTTTgagaggtgtccgttaggaggggtttcactgtataccaatcaattatagttctagtccgccaaacataatttttaaaagcagataaaacaaatgtgcaggaacactgcagacacatgtttctgccccccccccattacaaggaatgtctttttcagtgcataacatgtgagctaaagaatgtaaagacattcaacaaaaaagtctgagttttgtctttaaatccacgagctcccattttgtgcattgaaaaagaaattccttgtaatgccaaaacatgtgtttgcagtgttcctgcactgtgcttttaacgttgttttatttccttttattttttaagcaaaggtaatttatatttttataactaatttttgtttgtagcaaaaatccatttttaatataaaaattccatattttctatacttacatttcttgcgtaatttttaataaataagttttattaacgttggggacattaaaataaagatttattccattgaagcattacaaacttcattattctcaaaatttaaaatttgacttataaattttaattgtaaatgattgcagaatataatgcttgctctttttttataaattttagtatctgtcttggacaatactcaattttttgcaactactcggtattggccgagtatctgatcagaatttggccgagtaccgagtactcggcaaattggccgagtaggccgagtaccgagtagttaccgagtactcggtacgtctctaaatttatttactaattgTTGTGTATTgtgagttatttatttaaaaatgttattcttgACTCACCAGGTGCATGTGAAGACTTCCATGTTAAAAGatggatattttcaatttttatgtcaTTAACCGTTGCTGCTTGGGGTCTGAAACGTAAAAGCTTAGATTGGACTGGAGCCGTTAGTGGTGAGATTTTATGCCTTTTCAGGCAAATATTTCTTAATTGCTACATAGAATctttggaacattaaatttttgtAAGTTCTGCTCTGTTGGAAGAGATATTaggtgattaaaaaaagaaaaatactacttgcatcatatttttttccaggtgTTGTTGTGGGTATAGTTCTTACCTTCAGCAGCTATTGTTTCTTGGCCTGCCTACTTACATTTTTCTACACTTGCTCCAAAGCAACCCATTACTGctcagaaaagaaaaagaagttggAAGTTGATTTTAaagaaggtaattttttttaaaaaatttcaagtgcAATTATTTAAACTAGTATCAACTGTTCTAGCTAGTATCTTTCTGGATTATAGTATATCACTGCTAAATGTGGAAAAGAAAtcctgaaaaaggcgttccttgtagtaccaaaacacatgtctgcagtaatctacaatttaTGCTATGTGACGTTGTTTCTTATTGTACAATTTTgtagaatttaaagaaaattatattcactttaataatatttctgaattatgataGCTAGAATAGAACTATAAATGTgtctattttcattttattttcattaaatgtacAACTACTGCATAGTCTTGCAGTAAATTATAGTAATCTAACAAACAACATGGTATGCTTGGGGTGTCATTCTGACACCACCGCAGGCTAATGTGTTTGCAAGAAATGAATCCATGTAATTTTCATATAAAGCAGTTTTTTGTTGTAATAAAAGATGTCTgcttatttctgtacctcagagccagaacaacGCAAGTCACATAACCGCTACTTTATAGGAGAGAGGAAAAGAGATTGTCTGCCGCATGCAAAAGATAAGACCCCTGCTCTTTCAAcactcataaattatgacaaaggattttttttagaattaggtTCACATAGCTTAATGCAAAATAGGAGTTTACATACATTGCACTAATAAGtggaaaatcgtaatttttagaCCTAtgctgccatgctaagcacaaaagtcatatctgcactttttattagcctactttctacagtaaaagtcagagaaagacgaaaaaagcaagaaagaaggcttaatgcatcttgaaaatattacaaaaaaaaaaaaaaagtcaaaaataaataaataaataaataaatatcgaaaaattaaaaattggaaagtagagtattgGAGATggtggaaaatgtctgtctgtcctcccccccccctaataacttttgagtgagtagtccgattcgaacatttttttttgtttgaaagatcttggggaggacacctcattcccatatttcactttttgatttgaactattttttgttaattttgaacagctcaaaaaaacttaacatagcacctacggggaaatgcAAGACAATTccaaactgtgaggcgaatttgcttcaaactttgtagcaaaaagcttttgatgaaaaacttgtatataaaatatctttttgaattgaacaattttccattcaattttgaacagttcaaatcccttaaggGACTcctacagggaaactgaaagattccgtacttgaaggcggatttacttcaaacaaattttgttggaaacagcgCTTGATGACAAACTCCAGTctctgactccgagaatttaggggcacctgactcgactcctgtgcccgacagttagtcggactccgactcggAGTTGTAGTCCGACTATGACTCTGACTTGACTGACttcgacttcgtagctttggcaaaaatttatacatggaggacaaatgactgactccgattcttggatattcgactctgactcctttgtctcaaaatgagattgactctaactccgcagctatggttttaactgtgaaatttttattgttaatatgacttgtttttattttgacgctaaagttttaatttaggtattcagttttcggcggataaactcaaagtcattaatgtttctacataaagatatgcacagactttttttttttttttgaccagtgaaaattatttctttaagttgacattttattgtttttatttattttgttaagtgcattaattcatttaaaaaattgtttttggcaacaggggaaaaagaaacttttttttttttgatatgatgtatttattgtaatgagcttattaattttaattattattttttcgttttgaaagctgttaaagattttttttaatgggaaaaattgtattagctgctttgtttaaaaggtgctgctattttatttgttcgttcatttatttatttatttattttttacgcatccaattttttagatgagagaggaatattttattctaagaaatcagcttaaaatattaaaaaaatatgtttgaaacaatttgcggttttagctatttttgagaatattgatcaggtactagaaagtacaGTAAAGTCCCGATTATCGGCGATCGGTTTATCCGCGGCtcagattatccgcgggtcttttcactattttttttaacggtcatcAAGTGTTTTTTAAACTCATGATTGTGCTGTTGCTcgtttatagcttttacatatatgtattttttacattcaatgttagtagatggaatgtagcaatgtttttaacaaaagtttaaatgtatgtgtgagtgttattcatattttttagctattgtatacagtagtatcgttttttttaactatatttcggaatatccgcggttttcgcttatccgcggttaccatgccaccctattccgcggataatcaggagtttactgtagtatgggtatacggaaagtaggctcgtttagttctagacggaacttcttgtgaATATTGGGTTATGGTCacttctttgtcacatatttcaccaaATACATAGTTTTATATGGACATTTGGCAgttggaaaatttttttaaaaattctgaaaaattcgcATCTAGGTCAAATACATAGACACAAAATTTTAAACGCCAGTTACTCATTTGAACTCGGgtgcagatatgacttttgcgcttagcatgtCAGTCTGGCTCTTAGCTACGGATTTAACAATCGTGTTTTGCTCATTACCCACattaaccggatttttgttcatCCGGATCGCCTTCGCTCCCACTCAGTCCGGATAAATGTGGTCGTAAAATTAATCCTCTGTCTCCCCCAGGCGGCCAGCGTAACTGGATCCAGGTGGTGTGCAATGGCGGGGCCGCGGTGGAGGTCTCCCTGCTCTACCTGATGCACGGAGGGGTGGGCGAGTGCCTGCTGGACTTTGAGGCCCACTACGCCAGGTCCTGGCTGGCCGCCTCCGTCCTGTCCGCCCTGGCCGGGGCCACCGGCGACACCTGGGCGTCCGAGATCGGGACCGTGGTCGCCGGGTCCGAGCCCCTGCTCATCACTTCCTTCCAGAAGGTCCCCGTAGGTAGGTCTGCCAGTTTCTTTCAGTGTTAAGCGGCCGTCCGTACCGTACATATCGTTTTTTTCCACCGCAAACAaattttctttgctggttgccatgacagcaagccatcttggaccggaccggtttcgatcagaagaaccttgatatctgacggccgtcaaaagtaggacagcagTTCATTGGTTCCCGCCAAGCAGCACGCTCTTTTCTCTGGTGGGTGATTGATGTGCGGTGactgtactgtctgaccacagattgtatggaaaaaaaaaacatccattttacagccggaaatgaacgaatctatttttttaccaatgtcagcttttgcagaagccgaggctcattcaaatgagcggaatacgccaATCAAATTTCTACTTTTCACCCTCATTCACATAGATTcctcttatctggacatttgaaaattccaagcagtccgtcacgtcaaaaacgggatggacgggacggatgGCCAATAGTAAAATCCCTATAAGGTCATCCGTCCCGTTCATCCCATTTTTTGAcatgacggactgccgacgaaaacagggtagcattcacatacgatcGCCGCACACCAATCACATCAGTGAATTCACCCGCCAGAGAGAAGAGCGCACTGCTTGGCGAAAACCAATGAAATTGCTGCCCTACTTTTGAGGGCTGTCAGATATGAAGGtccttctgatcgaaaccggccCTGTCCAAGATgacttgctgtcatggcaaccagcaaacaAAACCTGTTTCAGGTGGGAAAACTCGGGATGGACGGCCGATAAGTGGACAGCCCTTTAAGCGTGATTCAGCCATCATCCGCACGTAGTGTTCGCCTTGTTAAGCAGACAGACGTACGTTTtccaaaaaaggagaagcattcatacattGCGAACACACGTAAAGCACATGTCGGTACTCTCTCTCGATAGCGAGAACGTGCTCATCTCTCGGGGAGACCACTGAACCGCGACTCCCGACTGTATAGACATCATACATCTAGCTTCTCGTCATGTTGCCGGGTCCCGCAcgatacggcttgctgtcatggcaacgctgaccaaaaactggtttttgggagaaaaaaagcAGAGCTCATGTGCCGTACAAACAATGTGtgaatgaaatacaccgccagctcagtctatTCCAGCCGAggcctgcagtttcgtgcttatcggcactcatcagcccggcataggaaagtgactgagctggggatggaaaaacctcttcaggaagccaagagtgccaaacaaactggtagctaatatagaattagcgctaaTGGCccccggtaacttactgaatatacctgcctttgccttcaaaattcgagttgaaccgaaccattgtttcggtcactcgtctggtcagtgctaattccgtattagctaccagtttgtttggcactcttggcttcctcaagaggttttccacctccagctcggtcactttcctacgccgggctgatgagtgccgataagcacgaaactgcagtcctcggctggaaatgactgagctggcggtgtatttcacgtatttctgctttagccctgactaatgggcggtaatttactgaatgtgtGAATGTTACTTTATAGTGGGACCTCTTGCATTAACGTTCAACCACGCCCCTTCCAGGAGAGTCCATTTTCGTGGAGGTGCGTTTGGTGAAGGGAAACTTTGAAAAACAGAATGGGGGGAAAAGGTTGCTTCAAAGAATTCAAAGCTAAGCAGTTTTTCAGGAGAGTTAGCAGCTGCTAACTCTCCTGATTTTTCCCGTAGACTTCCGAGTTTTGGTGCTCTCTTTGGAGCTCTCTGATGAAGTAAATGTTTCCTGAATTTCAGCAAGCTACGTAAGTCTCCCGCAAAGGGATTTTTCAGTGATTTTCCCTACAATAAAACGATcaccaaaacaaaaacttttcataCACAAGTATGAAATTTGTACTTCTCATATGacttttgaataatatttatttcattaatcatcttatgaaaaaaaaatctcaaaaaatgcaGTAAGAGGTTTTTGAGCTTTCGCCGGACTTCTTAATTTTTTGCGCGTTA from Uloborus diversus isolate 005 chromosome 5, Udiv.v.3.1, whole genome shotgun sequence encodes:
- the LOC129222534 gene encoding transmembrane protein 19-like, whose protein sequence is MLVYFCTVVLIATLLVSVTHFSLLCLNGACEDFHVKRWIFSIFMSLTVAAWGLKRKSLDWTGAVSGVVVGIVLTFSSYCFLACLLTFFYTCSKATHYCSEKKKKLEVDFKEGGQRNWIQVVCNGGAAVEVSLLYLMHGGVGECLLDFEAHYARSWLAASVLSALAGATGDTWASEIGTVVAGSEPLLITSFQKVPVGTNGGFTVAGLLYSALGGGVIGASYLAALLASHDAASVVRQAGCVLFAGTFAGLFGSVLDSVIGATLQYSGVDVRSGKIVECPGAGVKRISGRPLLTNHSVNLVMSVVNSILVPTLTASLCLSLG